From Daucus carota subsp. sativus chromosome 6, DH1 v3.0, whole genome shotgun sequence:
ACGGCTTCTCTCTCGGTGTGGATACAGTGTAAGCTCTCTCTGCCTCTCTCTACATCTAGTTGAATTCATTTGTTCACATTTCACACAATACACAAAATTGTTTGGTGATGAGTTGAATTGGGAATTGCAAGTTCGTATTCTATGATGGATTGTGGGTGAGGGTAAGACGGCGACGAAGTTGGGATATGCAGTACGGTGATCGGGAATGAGTTGCAACTATTTTTTTTCAACAAAATAAGTAAATTGTATTTAATTGCATTCGATTGAAAGATATTTTCACAATTAtcgaaaaatttcaatttttttttaaaaagtaatatttttgataactaTTTTTTTTGGAAGAACATGCTTTGTTGTTCTAGATATTAATAAGGAAATAAAACAttatagattttttttcatgataTTAAAGATTTAGTGTCTATAAATGGGCAAAGCCATAGTTAAATAAATTATCCACATAATTACCATGAACTATGTACTTGACCGCAAAAATCCAACGCTTCATCTGCATCTCTCTGTCTCTGTCCGATTTGATTAACTTTTTTGCCTGCCCGCCTGTCTTCCAAGTCCAAACACAACTCAAAGTACATGGAGTATTATACAATATTTCTTGAAATAGAGAGTACAATAGAGAAGGCTACAATCTGAATGATTCAGATATACAAGAATAGATTAACTCAAAGTAAATAAAGATTTTCCCAGTATTGTTTTTAGACAAAACCCAGATCAACATCCATGGTTTTTCTCTCTCTCCACAAGTGTGTGcgttgtgtgtgtgtatgaaaATGTGTACATATTATGTTATTTTGCTGGGTTTTTTTGTTTCACAGATGAAGCAAAGGTCTAAATTGGAGACAAAGAAAATGGTGGCTGCAGAGAAGGATTGCAGCTCTAAATCCAAGGCCAAGAAAGtaagaatttgatttgatgCCTTCTCTTGATAAGTAGATGTAGTTTGTGCTGTGATCGATTTTTTTCCAGTCCAATTCCTGTTTGATTCATTAGAACTAGCTGTATATAGAAAGCGTAGAAGACTTGTGCATGTTTGCCTGAGCTGAGCTTTTTTGACCGGACTTTAAGCCATTTTCGACGTTAAGTTGAAAAAGTCTACTAGTGTCAAAAGTGgcttaaagttagaaataagCCAAAAACTGACTTAAAACCAGAAGTTGGTATGagctaattttttaattagtttattacatttttatgattttttaaatgAGGATCAATTTCAACActaaaataactaaataaatattcaaattcattgttattattatttttttaataactaaTAAGTATCTATAGTATAAAATTAGCCTTAAGCTGAGCTCTTGTCGCATTAAGTCACTATAAGCCATAAGTCATACTTTTAAGTCTGCCCAAAAGCGCTCAATTTTTTGCGTCTTTGGACGATTTTTGTTGTGCTTATAACTATCAGATGGATGTCGAAGAACGCTTAACAACTAGGTTCTTGTATTTGTTGTGTCAAGTTGCTGATCTTGTGTCTATCAGTCTTTATGCTTGTTCATTTGGTTCAGCCAtagatttttttcattttcttttttcaatttggTTATGCCAAATAGCATGGATGCCACACACATTTATCACCTAAGAAAGCTTTGTGGGGATTTGACCTTGTTAGATTGGATTCAGGTTAGGTTCTTTCGTCACTAACTCTTGATGTAGTACATTTTCATTCGTTAAAATGCAAGAGTTAAAAGCCTCTCCACTTGTTCACTCCTTTATTAATCAATTTATGGATTGAATTGATGGACTTGGCTACTTTTCACATCGTAATAGAGAGTTTCTTGTTTTTCTATGATGGACTTTAATCATTGCAATGGGCAGTTGTCATTTATTGgtccaataataaaattgatggcTATCAGTTCATCACCAACAATATCAAGTTTTACTGGAGTTTGTGATGAATCAAGGAACATTGATAGAGTAATATCTAATTTTTGCCGCgttcttatgttgtgtttggttggggagaatggaatggaatggaatgagtaagaatttttataatttcttttgggGACAAAGCCGAACTCAAAGATTACATCTCCTTGGGTAGGATCATAATTGTAAAACTTAAATAACGAATAAAGTTCTACAACAAAGATATTAGTATATACTGGTAGCAACCCCCTTTTTATTATATAGCTCATTTGGGACGGTCCTAATGATCTATTATCTAATATAAcaaattgtataataaattgctatttcatttattcaaattatgaaatcaattaaatacaaatgaTATCACGGTTACTTGCTTTACATGAGTAGTTTATGTTCTTCTGTGATTGGAATTAGGCGATTAAGTTTCAGGGGGATTGTCTGATGTATTTATGATCTTTTAACTATTTTTTGTGTTGTAAAATGTCGAATTTACTGCATTTTAGTAACAAATACTCGTGTGCTCATTAAATGCATTAAAATCACAGTACCTACAGTTGAGCACACAACTTAGGTCAAAGGAGGGAGCAAGTGTCTAAAGATTCCCGTATTGCCTAAATCTGTTGGAATGCTCCTTTGGTTGCCCAAGGGCCAACGCAGTGCCAAGATGAATAGGATTTAGTAACCACAATACagttattttaattagaattttcttTGCCACTCTAATAATAAGACTATTTATCAGTGCTGTAATTCCCTAAGATTGTGTTTGTGAACATCAAATTCTTATCAAATGATGGATTTAAAGTCACATGAATTGAGTTGCTATTACAGATTCTCAAATTTAAGCTTATGTATCAATGCCATGTAGAATCAATTCAAATCCAAATTGTTTTGGTTATCCAGAGATGTCATTTGCACCATTTCCAGCTTCTAAATGAATTTTAAGCTTAGAAAACAACCCATAATTGTTTTTCAATTCTACTACAATGTACTAAAAAGGTTGAATGGCTTTTATTTTGTGCCTCGATATTGGCACCTAGTAAGAAGCTCTGGTGATCTGGCGTCTCTGTATCCTATATGCTCTCCAACTTTactgttaaaatatatttaaagacaAAAAAATCTTGCTTATTCATCCTAGAGAGGAATGAGTTGGATTTTACTCGATTAAAATTTGAGACATTGGAATGGAAACAAGAAAAGGTCGGCTGATTTTCGAGGTGATGTCACtcttgtaatattatattccaATAGCTTATGCATTCATACTTTGGACGGTACTCTTCAGAGTGCAAATTGCTGTCAAATGTTTTCTGCTACTAAATGTGTCTGATTAAATGTATCATTAGCCTTTAGAGTGCTGATACTTATAACCTACGTAGAGGTCATGTATATAAATTAGAAAGGCACTATTATTTGATGAAGTGTCATGAGGAACTTATTATTGTATAGTTTGCTGAGAACTGTTGTATctattataacatatttttttttgttatttgcaTAAACTGAATTAATAGTAAATGTGTCTTGTGTTATCTTGCAGGTTGATCCGGCTAATCCAGGaaaagtgaggtaaaaatatctAATTGGAATGCCTTCCCAATATATCCTAATTTATTAAAggcatataaataaattatttgttgGGATGATACATTGCTTTGTCAACTTACCCGCATTTTTTACCAACTTTAGCTATGGACGGAAGAAGACCCTTATTGATAGCCTGTATCAAGATGATGAtgctaagaaatctgttatggATCGGGCAGAAGAAGTGCTTCGAAGCATACCAGTGGAATATCctagattttcaaaaccaatgcTCCCATCCAATGTTTCTTATAGTTTCTGGATGGTAAGCATGCCAGACTCTCTCCTTTAACAAAATATGCATATCAGTTTTGTAGCCAATATTGCAATCAATGTATTAAAAAAGTTCTTTGGCATTTATTTTTTGGATGTAGATATTCCCTTTGGAATTTTGTAAGTTTCACATGCCAAAAGAAGATGTCAGAGTTGTTTTGGTGGATGACCATGGAAAACAAAGGGACACAACATATCTCACGAAGCggcatggtctgagtgctggttggagaGGGTTTGCAATGGATCATAGACTATTGGAAGGAGATATTTTAGTATTTCATATGATCTCGGCTTACACATTCAaggtatttttatttctcagtTAGATACTTTTGTGGCTCCTTTAGTTCCACTGTTAGTTTTAACACACAGTTGCAAGCATTAGTCATCGGACTGATTATGGTTGGCTGTTATActataaaaacacaaaaaagcACCCTTATGGCACAGAGTTTGAAAGACGGAATTACCCTTAAAAAGATGATCCTTATGATCCTGTTAAATTCTTGTCACATTTGTGATTACTATATTTGGTCAAATAAGGGTGTGCTTAATGGCGCTTCAAAATTGTGTCTCGcgttttttaagaaaattggcATTAAACAACAGTGGATGTGCTAGAGGAATTGAAAGTGATGCGCATTATGTTATTATAGTAGACATTAGGTGGGAAGTTCCTAAGTTTGATACTTCACTGGTGCCTGTTTTAGTTGCATTTCATTTCTTCATGAATATTAAGCATATGCAAACTTTGATCATTATACTGATTCATGTTGGGGTGCTATGGTGATAAATTACCTGTTGTATAGGTGAATATAGTTCGAGTTTATGGTCTGGATGTGGCAAATGCAGCTCTGATACTTATGCTTATTCAGGATTCTAAAAGCAGAACATGTATGTCTTTTATTATTCTGCTTCTTATTGCTTAAAGTGTATTCCTCATTAAGAATAATCtcattatatttgaatttgaactttgaagataATAAAGCTAAAGATAGTAGTACCAGTAGAAAATCAGAGAAGAGAGTAAAGAAGCTTGGACAGTTTGAAGACCAATCTGAATGTGATGATTGTAGTGCCGAAGTCCCAGGAGTTGAGAAATATATTACTCCTAAAAAGTCAAAGAAGAGAGTAAAGAAGCTCAGACTCATCGAAGATCATTCTGAAAGACAGGGTGATGATTGTAATGCTGATGTTCCAGAAGGTAAGAGGTTTTAGATGTGTTCTGTTCTGATTAATAAAGATGAAGTAAAAGTACTGATAGTTATAAATCTGACTATTGTTTAGATGAGGGTTCTGGAATTACAGAGTACAAACGGTCCGAGGAACTCAATCATTGTGGAACTCATCTGGTGCAAGATCATCATCTTAACAGCATAGGTTGCATGTAAGACGAATAATTTAGGCCATCCGTCcatgtcttcagatagagaaaGTGAATGCCTGGGGAATTTTTTGCTCTGGTTGAGTCTGGATAAAAGACCCTCTTAAACTAAGGAGTTTTGCTCTTTGAATGTTGAAAAGTTCTTTCGAGACCTTGAACTAGACTACTAGAGTGTTAGGTGAATGTTTAAAAGTTCTTTTGCAGAGTTTAATTCTCAGGCTGAATCAGTTGGTTGTGACTAATACAGGTTTAGTAGTTTTTTAGATGTACATCAATGTTGTTGAGTTGTACTTTTTGTTTGTAGAGATAAGTCTAGCCATTAAATTCTGTTGGTGGGAATTTTCCATTCTTATACTATTAACAGCATTTAACAATGCGGTAGCTTTCGTTGTTTTAATTTTAGGATTTAGCTTACATACGAAATTTTATGCGTGCGTTAGGGTTTGTACTCGGTCTTGTTAGCTGCAATGTAGAGGCAGTATCAGTTTGTATGCTTAGACATTTAATTAAACAATCTATAGTTGTTGGGTAATGTTTCTCTCTAAAACAAAATATTCTCACAACCTTGGAACCAATGTACCAACCGTTGCTTCTTGTGAAAACAAAATAACTGTACACGACAATAGTAGGGTTCTGTTCCCTCTGACGATTGGTTTTTGGGGCTTGGTACAGAAGAATTGTcttttggggccgtttgggtgagtttaaaagaagtgacttcttgtttaaaataaacaagTGGAGTAGATTTGagaagttaagacttataagttattaaaatgtttaaaaaataagtagtagccgtgaaacaaaagttagcatttgcaacttttttttaagtgcttcgagtttttttatacaaacgagTCATGAAAAGTAAAAGCCAACTTCTTGGAGAAAGAAGTACTTCTGTTGCCAAACATGCACTAATTAGGTCAATTTTGCTTTTATTTATCAGGGAGAGTACTTTACTTTTGAAAATGTCTTGCTATATCTTTGGTTAAATTTCACTAATAGTCTTGAAATCTATATCTGCATATTTAGTATTTCTAAGCAGCcatttataaatatgaaaactTGTACTCTATTAATCTGAATGTAAATCAGAagtatataatagtataatGCTAACTTGATAATGCAACACACTTCTTTTGAGACACCCATGTTACCAAATTCTCGTTCTAAGTAGAAATGTACATGCCACTCGTGCAGTTTCGATTATCCACATCTCCAGCTAAGTTGCTGTCAGAAAACCCAGCTAGTATTAGTTACCAGTTCCCTTCGAGTACACACGTACAAAATATACCTAAGTCCTCCTACTAAGCTCCTGTACTGTGTTGCGTTCACCTGCTTCCTTTTTCATCCTTGGTTAACACAACTTTGGGCTCCATCGGGTACTTAATTGAATTGTAGCTTGACATCTCTGCCTTCTCTAGCAATTTCTTTGAGTATGCTGACTGCTTTATCTCTGTCAAATTCTTAATCTCGTCCACCTCGATTCCCAGATAATATGCTAGCTAGTTTGTCAATGTCGGTCATCTCGGACATGCTGCCCATCTCCGTTTTTAACTTTACAATATTAGACACTCGATCCTATTATCAACAGGTCATCCACGTAGACAGCAATGATCAAGCATTCATTTAgcaataaattatattagagGTAGGAATAAAATTAGttgagataaaattatatataaaaaaaaaacttaagagACGCATTTAACATATATCAGAGGTAGGAATAGAGCAGATTAGTTCATAACTTTATGGGGGCTGAGATAGATCCTATTAAAACATGCAGAAAAACCAAAACTTTATAGATAAgaggcagagagagagagagtggtaaaataatatttgatttttaatttattatttcatgACAGCGAAATGTCATATTACAAATTTACGACACTATTTATATGAcaaatgttttatattttataccaAATTTTAGAAGGCcaagataaattatatatattacttgTACCAATCATGCATTATTACTAATGATAAGACTATGCTATATATATGATCTCTCGAGAATTGGAGCAACAATGTGGAGATAAGAGGCATATGTTATATAGGTCAAAACGAGAGATGTGTCTTGACATAAAGACCCAAACAAGAAACATATAGAAGTTTATGTGCATCTTATTAAAGGTTTCCACAACATGAAAATTATAACTTTAGCAACAGTGTGCTCATATTTGAATTCGTGTGCTCTACCTCCATCCCCCAGTATGGAAAATTGTTTGCCTCTCCTCCTTGTTAAAGTTATAATTTTCATGTTGTGGAAACTTTTAATAAGATGCGTAGAAACTTCTATATGTTCCTTGGTTGGGTCTAGTAGTACTCACAATGATGCCACCACATACAAGTTCTATCCCCTTAGTTATACCTTCAAAGTTATAATGCTCCTCTGTGCCTGCCTTGTAGcaaaatcattcacaaatttATTCCTAGGTTTTCTGATTCAAACAATGAATGTATGAAATCTTTACTAATTGTCTTTTTTAACATAGAAATGGTTGCTAGATCTACAAATTATATGCCCGTAATTTATAAACACAGCCGGCTCTCATTTAAGGTGTTATTTCAGTTCTCTCTACAACAACACAATGTACCTGTGATGTGATTTGTCAAACAACACAACACAAGATTGAAAATACTAgataatcattatatttttattttcaaataaaaaatactctGATATAACTACAACTATTATAAACCACTACTAATCAACTCAAACATACCGAAAATCCACATATCCAATAATAAGCACCATGGATCTAACCTGATAAGAACACAAATTCACTTGTGTCAATTGCGATTTCAATACTTGGCGTACATTCAACTGCTCCTCAATTTTTTGGATTCCCTCAATGCACAAAAAATTGCAACCTTGTAGCAATTCCATTTGTTTTGGCAAGGTGATGATTTTGTTGGACTGTACGCCCGAGTCAGGGGCCAAAACACTACTAAAAACTAGGCACCACCACATTAACAAATGTGTCGGCCCCAAACGAGAGAAAAtgatattttgttgaatttaatttatattatttatgaatatatatcattattcaattaaattttgCTCATTAATCGTATAttgtatcttttatttaataaaaatagataataagtacactatataataaataacatattttaatatacatttttttattttgagataactttactatttttttgtcacttattaaaaataaataatacactAGAAGAGTATTTCTTATAAtttgaatcaaaatattaaatcatacaattatatatttattaaatatcaccatttaaataaattttgaatattggTTAATTATgtattgtaattttcatttaacaaagataaaaaatagatatgtcatattatatataagaaaatataaattaaataaaaaaatatatgaaattttcaatACAAAATAATAGACCCTTAATAAAGATAAtacttatatgtgtgtgtattataaaaAGTCATAAGCACgatatattatgaattaatttaatagaatttaaattataaaatagcaCATTTCCaagcattatatatttatatataataaaataatttttcaaatattttagaaatatagtaagcataccttttgttttgtataagtTATTGGATTTTCTGCCTAAgacaaaaaattgagaaaataaacATATGATATACATtgacaatatattattatttttttgacaaatgcaagaaaatttCATTAACTCGAACATAAtacagtcgggacaaaccccAACTGCCGATACAAccaggtggtaaaacaaataacatactaaaaacaattagatgatttgattcctgatcgtttaacacatagaatttaacaattcttgaagctaaaaacgaaatcaaagacatcccaagcgatccaaattgcaccaacaCCTCTGGAAATAATAACACCCTATCACATAAAAACCATTGTTAGCACAATGTTAAGAAACACCAATCGCATAAATTGAGATTGGAGAAGTGGTaccacagctatctacatgccggacaccagctatagacatgccgaaaacaccccagctatctacatgccggataccagctatagacatgccgaaagtgtaaacccGTGAATGATGAACGATCTTtggttgtgaaaggtgagctgtTGCAATAATCACCACTGTCCCAGATTCGATACAGTTTTTGCAGATCACCAAATATATCAATAAACTCGTTCTCAACAGATCCAACACTAAATAGATCCAACCATAACTAGACGGAAACATAACCAAACACTCCAACAGGAGAGACAAAACACACACTCCAAAAAGAGAGACACACAAACGCCCAAAAAATTGggttttattgaaagaaaaCTAACAAGAGTAAAAGATAAGGAAGagattggggctttccaccggagaaaACCAGTGGAAGCCCCTCGATATCTTATTAATTTCAAGTGGTGGACTGATTACAAATTacattgaaaatatattaatttatctaTAATTTGTTACTTTTTTTTACCTAGTAACCCGCAACCGACGCGAACGAAGGTAAACGGCATCGAgtaataatcacaaattctcctCCCTTTGTGATTAGCAAGCATAATACACATATTTtccattaaaatatgaaaattttagcatattcattattttatatatagaatatttattattcatttttattaagtaaaaatataatatagaattaatgagtgttttaaatttatttaaataaagatataaatatttttaaaatgatataaactatatttgaaaataataatggaaaatttattagtatttttttagttatatgGTTTCTATTGTTTTATATTGTCTTCTAGTTGTTTttcatgtattttaatttatttatattctaaattttttgtaTTACTCGAAAGTAGAAAATTAAAGTACTTATGGTGTAAAACGATATCACATAAATTATGCTTACTATATTTCTAAAATGCCGGGAAaactattaatttatatataaatatataatacttggGAATACAATattcaacaattttaaattctattacGGTTTAATCCATAATGTGtcctaataaataatatgtagtTAATATTATCACGTAGGTatgatttgttatttattttgtttttaaaatatgatattattaatttttttatatagtatataatttgtgtgtaaaatataatatattcaatcCTTGTCTTAATTAATGGAAAATTGCAATTTATATTCAACTAgcgtttaaaatttaataaaatagttatgatatgaaaataattacacgaatatatgttttaatttataaaaatataaaaactatatatagaagtccaatattttatttcaaatcatgaggatatattctattattttattatttatttttaataactaaaGTTTCTCaatcaaataaatttgaatattaacatatattatttaatatatagtatattaaatattttttttattgagtaaaagatatattagataattaacgagcattttaatttaattgaataatgATATTTCATTagtgataaaaattaattttactatATTAGCTAGACTATGGCTAGAGTGTTGCTCCAAGGGTTTTAATCATAGAAAAATATAAAGTGTAAATGTTAGGATTTACTTGATCTTATCAATTAATTTAGTATCTTATATGTTAGTTATTTATTAGCAGAAATAATTTCCACGCATATTCTCCGTTTTGGTTCCTTAAAAATAGCAAGAGTCAGTTATCTTTATTTTGTATTGGCTCGTATAACCCTCTCCCatttctaattaatattaaactttAAGGCTGCTTTCTTTTGGTATTTATAATCCTAGATTTAGTAACTGTGGTATTAGAGCCACCAAAGGCATGAGTTAAGAGAGAAATTGTGAGAGGAAAACACTAAAGATATTGTGAGATAAGTGAGTGACTGAAACACTAGGTGAATATGAGAAGGTCATTAATACCAAGCATTCCAAAGTTTGAAGGTGACTGCGATCACCAGATGGAGAACCTCTTGAGATCAAAGGAATACTCAGTATTGTAGAAACTAGTTACACTAAACCTCcaggaaaataaaaattttggaaTTGCTGAAAAGGAAAGCTTAGAGGAACTAAAGCTAAAGGATAGGCAAAGAATTATTTGTTTCAATCAATTGACAAATTAGTTCTAAAAACTATCATATAAAAGGACACATCAAAACAATTGTGGGATTCTTTGAAGAGAAAATATCAAGGAAATAAAAAGAGTTCAGCGTGCCCAACTCCAAACACTCAATGGAGTTCTTGAGATGAAAATTGGTAAATCAGTAAATGCTGGAGAAGCTATGTTAGATGTGAATATTATCGAGAAATCTTACGCACTTTGACGGAGAAATTCAATTATATAGTTTGCTCCATAGAAGAGTCAAAGGATATAGATCACTGGATGAATAGCTCATTGCTTGTACATCAGCAGAATATCGAAAGGTTAATGGTGAAGAACAGACCCTTAAAGTTACAAGTGGTGAAATAATCGGGGGAAGATGACGTGGATATACCAGAGGCACGGAGGAAGAGGACGCGGAGGAAGACAACCTTTCACTAAGGCCAACATCGAGTGCTTCAAGTTTCAAAAGTTTGGTCCCTCTCAGTATGAGTTCCTTTACTCGGATAAATTAAAATGTCAACTTTGCAGAGTTTGATTAAGAGATGGTACTCATGGCTCATGTTGAGATGGATGATTACACAAAGAATGGATGTGGTTTTTGGATTCCGGATTTAGAACTCGGAACCTTTCATTTGGATGAAATATCATTCAAAAAAGATGTGCGAAACTcgatatataatacttttaagAATTACGACTAacaatatattgatattttttataaaaaaattttaaatgggTATCTCATTTGAGTCAGTTATATAATGTGACCCACTTGATGCATTTGAACGCAGTAAGTAacctatttgataattaatctaTTGTGTAAATATGATTGGGATGAAAGTTGtagcaaaaaatataatgataattttaagaTGAATGTAACGTAATggataaaatagtaattttaaattaagtgTAGCACAAGGGGTAAAATGGAAATTTCCAATTAaatgtaaaattaatataaaaagataagacTAGTATTAGGCATCAATTAATCCCTAATTGAAAAACTAAAGACTAATCATTTGAAGAAAGGAGGATCGCTAGTGCTAGTCACAGTCTTACAAAGTCGTTCAATCTCGAACATTATCATTGTTCCATCATGGTAAGTACTTGATTCTCACTTTTTCTCTGTAGGGATCtagatttgtatattttattatatgtgaaTCGTACATGGTGTT
This genomic window contains:
- the LOC108225769 gene encoding B3 domain-containing protein Os01g0234100 isoform X3; the protein is MMKQRSKLETKKMVAAEKDCSSKSKAKKVDPANPGKVSYGRKKTLIDSLYQDDDAKKSVMDRAEEVLRSIPVEYPRFSKPMLPSNVSYSFWMIFPLEFCKFHMPKEDVRVVLVDDHGKQRDTTYLTKRHGLSAGWRGFAMDHRLLEGDILVFHMISAYTFKVNIVRVYGLDVANAALILMLIQDSKSRTYNKAKDSSTSRKSEKRVKKLGQFEDQSECDDCSAEVPGVEKYITPKKSKKRVKKLRLIEDHSERQGDDCNADVPEDEGSGITEYKRSEELNHCGTHLVQDHHLNSIGCM
- the LOC108225769 gene encoding putative B3 domain-containing protein At5g58280 isoform X1 yields the protein MKMCTYYVILLGFFVSQMKQRSKLETKKMVAAEKDCSSKSKAKKVDPANPGKVSYGRKKTLIDSLYQDDDAKKSVMDRAEEVLRSIPVEYPRFSKPMLPSNVSYSFWMIFPLEFCKFHMPKEDVRVVLVDDHGKQRDTTYLTKRHGLSAGWRGFAMDHRLLEGDILVFHMISAYTFKVNIVRVYGLDVANAALILMLIQDSKSRTYNKAKDSSTSRKSEKRVKKLGQFEDQSECDDCSAEVPGVEKYITPKKSKKRVKKLRLIEDHSERQGDDCNADVPEDEGSGITEYKRSEELNHCGTHLVQDHHLNSIGCM
- the LOC108225769 gene encoding B3 domain-containing protein Os01g0234100 isoform X2 is translated as MKQRSKLETKKMVAAEKDCSSKSKAKKVDPANPGKVSYGRKKTLIDSLYQDDDAKKSVMDRAEEVLRSIPVEYPRFSKPMLPSNVSYSFWMIFPLEFCKFHMPKEDVRVVLVDDHGKQRDTTYLTKRHGLSAGWRGFAMDHRLLEGDILVFHMISAYTFKVNIVRVYGLDVANAALILMLIQDSKSRTYNKAKDSSTSRKSEKRVKKLGQFEDQSECDDCSAEVPGVEKYITPKKSKKRVKKLRLIEDHSERQGDDCNADVPEDEGSGITEYKRSEELNHCGTHLVQDHHLNSIGCM